A window from Thiosulfatimonas sediminis encodes these proteins:
- a CDS encoding efflux RND transporter periplasmic adaptor subunit has translation MKQVNKVLAIALLSAMGLSGCQQEAPVAPQSQQQTLQAQILSVELGTVPLTAVVPGAVVPDQKARIASRLMGYIKGLDVKVGDKVSRGSLLFSIDSTDIKSQIAQAQSAYAQAEAGLKDAKLDYDRFSQLYKEDSVSKQQFDKIRLQYSVAQENLAAAKSGLNQAKSQLDYANVRAPFSGVIVEKLSTAGDLAAPGNPVVVIENLTSLSVQTQVAGELYAVLRNGDEAMVLIDGQDEPMVGTIYTMVSAADPKSRTHTVKLSLPAVTNINSGTFARVSFKRGERQAMMVPKSAIVERAGIEGVFVVQDGRAMFNMVRTGISIGDSIEIQSGLNLGEQVVVTNNQSMLNGDFVEIVSSAAQAAE, from the coding sequence ATGAAACAAGTAAATAAAGTCCTGGCAATTGCGCTTTTATCGGCAATGGGCTTGAGCGGCTGTCAGCAAGAAGCACCGGTTGCACCGCAATCTCAGCAGCAGACTCTCCAGGCGCAAATATTAAGCGTTGAATTGGGCACGGTTCCTCTTACTGCGGTCGTGCCTGGTGCGGTGGTACCCGATCAAAAAGCGCGGATTGCTTCGCGTTTAATGGGCTACATCAAAGGCTTGGATGTTAAGGTTGGCGATAAAGTAAGTCGCGGCAGCTTATTGTTTAGCATTGATTCAACCGATATCAAAAGTCAGATTGCACAAGCCCAGTCAGCTTATGCGCAAGCGGAAGCGGGATTAAAAGATGCGAAGTTGGATTACGATCGTTTTAGCCAGTTGTATAAAGAAGATTCGGTCTCTAAGCAGCAGTTTGACAAAATTCGTTTACAGTATTCGGTTGCGCAAGAGAACCTTGCCGCGGCTAAGTCCGGTTTAAATCAGGCTAAATCGCAGTTGGATTATGCCAATGTACGCGCTCCTTTTAGTGGGGTTATTGTTGAAAAACTTTCAACCGCCGGTGATTTAGCGGCGCCAGGTAATCCGGTTGTGGTCATTGAGAACTTGACCTCTTTGAGCGTTCAAACACAGGTTGCCGGCGAGCTTTACGCTGTATTACGTAATGGTGATGAGGCTATGGTGTTGATTGACGGACAAGACGAGCCCATGGTTGGAACCATCTACACGATGGTGAGTGCCGCAGATCCAAAGTCGCGTACTCATACGGTTAAGTTGAGTTTGCCTGCGGTCACGAATATTAATTCGGGAACGTTTGCACGCGTTAGCTTTAAGCGCGGCGAGCGTCAAGCGATGATGGTGCCGAAATCCGCGATTGTTGAGCGTGCCGGTATTGAGGGCGTGTTTGTGGTGCAAGACGGTAGAGCGATGTTTAACATGGTGCGCACTGGAATTAGCATTGGGGATAGTATTGAAATTCAATCCGGTTTGAATTTGGGTGAGCAAGTTGTGGTGACCAATAACCAGAGCATGCTTAATGGCGATTTTGTTGAAATTGTTTCTTCAGCCGCGCAAGCAGCAGAGTAA
- a CDS encoding DUF302 domain-containing protein: protein MKLANLFKAAILTAGLATLSGCGTMNAATNLEEGAWGTFNEIWDRWVESEGDIGQAVVWEKKVAEGVSLDDVIDAINAVGIARNIKNVGELPLSEELKARGRESGVIHVMSFCNPDTARDMLDFSPAMGAMLPCRVTIVEQADGLYLYTMNMDMMVKMGKKMPSELKEKTMAVRDTIWMMMDKGSRGEF, encoded by the coding sequence ATGAAATTAGCGAACCTATTTAAAGCAGCCATTCTAACAGCTGGTCTAGCCACACTTTCTGGTTGTGGGACAATGAATGCGGCAACCAACCTAGAAGAAGGCGCTTGGGGTACATTTAACGAAATTTGGGACCGTTGGGTAGAATCTGAAGGCGACATTGGCCAAGCGGTTGTCTGGGAAAAGAAAGTCGCTGAAGGCGTTTCGCTGGACGACGTTATCGATGCAATTAATGCAGTAGGGATTGCCCGTAACATTAAAAACGTTGGCGAACTACCGCTTTCTGAAGAACTAAAAGCACGTGGACGCGAGTCTGGTGTAATTCACGTTATGTCTTTCTGTAACCCAGATACTGCACGCGACATGCTTGACTTCTCTCCAGCGATGGGCGCAATGCTTCCATGTCGTGTAACCATTGTTGAACAAGCTGATGGCTTATACCTATACACCATGAACATGGACATGATGGTTAAGATGGGCAAAAAAATGCCTTCTGAACTAAAAGAAAAAACCATGGCAGTTCGTGACACCATTTGGATGATGATGGACAAAGGTTCTCGCGGCGAATTCTAA
- a CDS encoding TolC family protein translates to MFNAKPLFHVGGLAFALALAIPLAAQAQTYTFAEAVRIAISANPEMDVAKARLMQAQSALGKANASEMPQINFSVTGSYSNNALNVFGMKLQQRQATVGDFGIAEPGAQSATGLNTGYEPGALNNPGPHSDVNTRIEVLYPVYNGGKVASYQKQAREMIDAAGNGEVAVEQYLTFGVYQAFEAVHAARSFITVAEQAKKTAQEFVRTTENLVRQGVVVRSELLSAKVNASAADVALAQAKGQEQIALDGLRILMGLQSTDAVDVAERLDIRLPDGDLASILAHAIDKNPQLAAQRKQATSSLYAVDAARADEKPSFNVMARQDWNDESIGLESSSYTLAGVFSWKVSDFGLTENTIKMAQAEAQQKQAETASMENKVKFEIMQAWHRLQVAREQVTSSKLTVEQAVEAQFLVTKRYENGVATFTELMASQTQLDKARADLVAAEFEVNVQKAKLRLAAGSMDVKQL, encoded by the coding sequence ATGTTTAACGCAAAACCGCTCTTTCATGTCGGTGGTCTGGCTTTTGCCCTGGCCCTGGCAATTCCTTTGGCCGCACAGGCGCAAACGTATACGTTTGCTGAAGCGGTCCGCATCGCAATCAGTGCCAACCCGGAAATGGATGTCGCTAAAGCGCGTTTAATGCAGGCTCAATCTGCATTGGGTAAAGCAAATGCCAGTGAAATGCCACAAATTAACTTTTCGGTGACCGGTTCTTACTCGAATAACGCCTTAAATGTGTTCGGCATGAAACTGCAACAGCGTCAGGCAACGGTGGGTGATTTTGGTATCGCTGAACCAGGTGCTCAGTCAGCAACAGGCTTAAATACCGGCTACGAGCCAGGTGCTTTAAATAACCCCGGCCCACATTCGGATGTTAATACGCGTATTGAAGTGCTGTATCCGGTGTACAACGGCGGTAAGGTAGCTAGCTATCAAAAACAAGCGCGTGAAATGATTGATGCCGCCGGCAACGGGGAAGTGGCTGTTGAGCAATATCTGACTTTCGGTGTGTACCAAGCATTTGAAGCGGTGCACGCTGCGCGCTCTTTTATCACGGTTGCTGAACAAGCCAAGAAAACCGCGCAAGAATTTGTACGCACCACAGAAAACTTGGTGCGCCAAGGGGTGGTGGTGCGCTCTGAGTTGCTGAGTGCTAAGGTTAATGCTTCTGCTGCGGATGTCGCTTTAGCGCAAGCAAAAGGTCAAGAGCAGATTGCGCTTGATGGTTTACGTATTTTGATGGGTTTGCAATCGACTGACGCAGTTGATGTTGCTGAACGTTTGGATATTCGTTTACCGGATGGTGACTTGGCGTCTATTTTGGCGCACGCTATTGATAAAAATCCACAGCTTGCCGCACAACGTAAGCAAGCGACGTCTTCACTGTATGCGGTAGACGCGGCACGTGCTGATGAAAAGCCAAGCTTTAATGTTATGGCTCGTCAAGATTGGAATGATGAGAGCATCGGTTTAGAGAGTTCTAGTTATACCTTGGCAGGGGTGTTTTCTTGGAAAGTCAGTGATTTCGGTTTGACTGAAAATACCATCAAAATGGCACAAGCCGAAGCGCAGCAAAAGCAAGCTGAAACCGCTTCGATGGAAAACAAGGTGAAGTTTGAGATTATGCAAGCTTGGCATCGTTTACAGGTGGCGCGCGAGCAGGTCACGTCCAGTAAATTAACGGTTGAACAGGCGGTTGAAGCGCAGTTTTTGGTTACCAAGCGTTATGAAAATGGGGTGGCGACCTTTACCGAGTTAATGGCTTCGCAAACGCAGTTGGATAAGGCGCGTGCTGATTTGGTCGCGGCGGAGTTTGAAGTGAATGTCCAGAAAGCAAAACTTCGTTTGGCTGCGGGCAGTATGGATGTTAAACAGCTTTAA
- a CDS encoding OmpP1/FadL family transporter gives MRKTKLALALSTAAFATTAMATNGTNMIGIGAKSNAMGGTGVAAYFGAENMLANPAMIGKSKGTELIFGGTIFSPDVSTNHFTDIDQVNETRSSSDANLFVIPSAAFSSRINENMVYGIGMFGTSGLGADYKSVDGLFNGQTALQVLRFAPTLAFHNEKGGIGFSPLIQYGALDINYQYPFAASSADPSRDEAIGYGLAQGLGFGYAIGTYYDLAENFTVAASYTSSVDMEYKGQITTAAQPFGVFGFNIDHDHLEQPAEMKIGAAYSSGKMTYTADAKRIMFGEAKGYQDFGWQNSDVLALGAKYQAKDYWVAAGYNHSDSPVAEQDGTTGPGAVANFFNNTLFPATTESHYTLGGGMAISKRAIIEGALVYAPEVTSRFDTSALAAGASQNGTIIPSESVTKHSQMGATMMIRYNFEE, from the coding sequence ATGAGAAAAACAAAACTAGCATTGGCTCTATCAACCGCTGCATTTGCTACAACCGCAATGGCCACTAACGGCACCAACATGATTGGTATTGGCGCAAAATCTAACGCCATGGGCGGAACAGGCGTCGCGGCCTATTTTGGCGCTGAAAATATGCTAGCCAATCCAGCAATGATTGGTAAATCAAAAGGCACTGAATTGATTTTTGGTGGAACGATTTTCTCGCCGGACGTGAGCACCAACCACTTTACCGATATCGACCAAGTTAATGAAACCCGTTCGTCATCGGATGCAAATTTATTTGTCATTCCATCTGCCGCATTCAGTAGCCGTATCAATGAGAACATGGTCTACGGAATCGGTATGTTTGGTACCTCAGGTCTCGGCGCGGATTACAAAAGCGTAGACGGTTTATTCAATGGACAAACCGCACTTCAAGTTCTGCGCTTTGCACCAACCTTAGCGTTCCATAACGAAAAAGGCGGGATTGGCTTCTCACCTTTAATCCAATATGGCGCACTCGACATTAACTACCAATATCCATTTGCAGCATCCAGCGCGGACCCAAGCCGTGATGAAGCAATCGGTTACGGCCTCGCTCAAGGCCTTGGATTTGGTTACGCGATTGGTACCTATTACGATTTGGCCGAAAACTTTACTGTTGCTGCATCCTATACATCCAGTGTTGATATGGAATACAAAGGCCAAATCACCACCGCAGCACAACCATTTGGCGTATTCGGTTTCAATATTGATCACGACCACTTAGAACAACCGGCAGAAATGAAAATAGGCGCAGCTTACAGCTCAGGTAAAATGACTTATACCGCAGATGCAAAACGCATAATGTTTGGCGAAGCCAAAGGCTATCAAGACTTTGGGTGGCAAAATAGCGACGTACTTGCGCTTGGCGCAAAATACCAAGCCAAAGACTACTGGGTAGCCGCTGGCTACAATCATAGCGATAGCCCAGTGGCCGAACAAGACGGTACAACTGGCCCAGGCGCAGTTGCCAACTTCTTTAACAACACCCTCTTCCCAGCGACAACTGAAAGCCACTACACCTTGGGTGGCGGCATGGCAATCAGCAAGCGCGCGATTATTGAAGGGGCATTGGTCTATGCACCGGAAGTCACCAGTCGCTTTGATACATCCGCACTGGCCGCTGGCGCTTCACAAAATGGCACCATTATTCCATCCGAAAGTGTGACCAAACACTCGCAAATGGGTGCAACGATGATGATTCGTTACAACTTTGAAGAATAA
- a CDS encoding alpha/beta hydrolase, with protein MLNNRKSELIVGPSGDLEVEFIQHPYYTADSVHDLVIISHPHPLYGGTMDNKVVSTLFKVYQELGFSVVRYNFRGVGQSQGLHDYALGELEDLLTVSVWALNQLTHARLHLAGFSFGSYIALKASPQLKPISLLTVAPPIGLYDFSPKALGALDKDTLWTLIQGGQDEIIDSSKVLEWARSLPKKPDLYWREQASHFFHGELVWLKRAVGLAYR; from the coding sequence GTGCTTAATAACAGAAAGTCTGAACTTATCGTTGGCCCAAGTGGGGATTTGGAAGTTGAATTTATTCAGCATCCATACTACACGGCTGACTCAGTGCATGATCTGGTGATTATCAGTCATCCGCACCCGTTGTATGGCGGCACGATGGATAACAAGGTTGTGAGTACCTTATTTAAGGTGTATCAAGAGCTGGGTTTTTCGGTGGTTCGCTATAATTTTCGTGGGGTTGGTCAGAGCCAAGGATTGCATGATTATGCATTAGGCGAGCTGGAAGATTTATTGACGGTTTCAGTATGGGCACTTAATCAACTGACGCATGCGCGTTTGCATTTAGCCGGTTTTTCGTTTGGTAGTTATATCGCCTTGAAAGCGTCGCCGCAACTTAAGCCAATTAGTTTGTTGACGGTGGCTCCGCCGATTGGTCTATATGATTTTTCGCCAAAAGCGTTGGGTGCGTTGGATAAAGACACTCTTTGGACGCTTATACAAGGCGGGCAGGATGAAATTATTGATAGCAGTAAGGTTTTAGAGTGGGCAAGAAGTTTACCGAAGAAACCAGATTTGTATTGGCGTGAACAGGCATCCCATTTTTTTCATGGTGAGTTGGTTTGGCTAAAGCGCGCTGTGGGCTTGGCTTATCGATAG
- a CDS encoding 4-phosphoerythronate dehydrogenase — protein sequence MSQTVQRKLIIDDAVPYAKAIFGHLGNVISLPGRDIDAQAVETCDALIVRSRTQVNQALLANSNAQYIGSTVVGLDHIDQAYLSETKRQFYSAQGCNANSVAEFVLHALLLLAEKQGFDLSSKSLGIIGVGHVGKCLQQKAQALGMRCLLNDPPRARAEGTQAFSHLNETLQADIISVHTPLTFDGADKTYHLLDRAKLATLKPEQIIVNAARGGIIDEAALIDTVLAAKIIDCWENEPHINPDLAAQSFLISPHIAGHSFEAKLAGSTMVYADLCHFWQQPQQQDWQQNLPEKPAIIELSEAQEWQSSLLAILQNTHLIQNDDQAIRSDPTHFETYRRHYPVHHEWHMHRVKETRNQKLNEILRALNFTLCSESK from the coding sequence ATGTCACAAACAGTTCAACGTAAATTAATTATTGATGACGCCGTTCCCTACGCCAAAGCCATTTTTGGGCATTTGGGCAACGTCATCAGCCTGCCGGGACGCGACATTGACGCCCAAGCCGTAGAAACCTGCGATGCACTGATCGTGCGCTCCCGCACACAAGTCAACCAAGCGCTTCTGGCAAACTCAAACGCTCAATACATTGGCAGCACGGTGGTCGGTTTAGACCACATTGACCAAGCCTACCTTAGCGAAACCAAGCGCCAATTTTATTCCGCGCAAGGCTGTAATGCCAATTCAGTGGCGGAATTTGTGCTGCATGCTCTATTACTCTTGGCCGAAAAACAAGGCTTTGATTTAAGCAGCAAAAGCTTAGGAATTATTGGCGTTGGACACGTCGGTAAATGCTTACAACAAAAAGCACAAGCCTTGGGAATGCGCTGCCTACTTAATGACCCTCCGCGCGCGCGCGCCGAAGGCACACAAGCGTTTAGCCATCTTAATGAAACACTACAGGCAGACATTATATCAGTGCATACACCACTGACATTTGATGGCGCAGATAAAACCTACCATCTGCTTGACCGCGCCAAACTTGCCACACTTAAACCTGAACAGATTATTGTAAATGCTGCACGTGGTGGGATTATCGACGAAGCGGCTTTAATCGACACCGTTTTGGCTGCCAAAATTATTGACTGCTGGGAAAACGAACCCCATATTAACCCAGACTTGGCCGCCCAATCTTTCTTAATCAGTCCGCACATCGCCGGACATTCGTTTGAAGCAAAACTGGCTGGCAGCACAATGGTATATGCTGATTTATGTCACTTTTGGCAACAACCACAACAACAAGACTGGCAACAGAACCTACCTGAAAAACCAGCCATAATTGAATTGAGCGAAGCACAAGAATGGCAATCCAGCCTTCTCGCCATACTCCAAAACACGCATTTGATTCAAAATGACGACCAAGCGATTCGCTCTGATCCAACGCATTTTGAGACTTATCGACGTCACTATCCCGTCCATCATGAATGGCACATGCACCGAGTAAAAGAAACGAGAAATCAAAAACTTAACGAAATATTACGCGCCTTAAACTTCACACTTTGCAGCGAGAGTAAATAA
- a CDS encoding OmpP1/FadL family transporter, protein MRKTKLALAIAATAMVSTPVLATNGDVLIGLGAQSRALGGTGTAAFFGAENALTNPALLAKSKGTEFTIGGTVFMPDVTANTTVTGQPASAKSDNDLNIIPEVAMSTRINESLTFGLGMFGSAGMGVDYRGNPGLFDGYSNLQLMKFAPTLAYNEDNFGFGFSPVIQYGALDINYDTDGNAANGSQGNGMSTDLGFGFNIGTYVDVTPEFTIALAYQSPISMEYDGQISVAGAGLGFDGANLPMLSDKLEQPAEIKIGAAYTMNNWMFTADAKQIKWSDADGYKDFQWEDQNVYGLGAKYSGKDYWLGAGFNYASDPINVVGMNATTGLPGYAAQATDLFNNHFFPGIVEKHFTLGGGYNLSKSMALDFAVVYAGEVTKTVNTGVVSDFLQAQATQTNPSGFPADATTHTTIHSQLGYTISLRMNF, encoded by the coding sequence ATGAGAAAGACAAAACTAGCATTAGCAATCGCCGCAACGGCAATGGTTTCAACTCCAGTTTTAGCAACCAATGGTGACGTCCTGATTGGTCTAGGCGCTCAATCACGCGCATTAGGCGGTACTGGTACTGCTGCTTTCTTCGGTGCTGAAAACGCTCTAACCAACCCGGCACTGCTTGCTAAATCTAAAGGTACAGAGTTTACAATTGGCGGCACCGTATTTATGCCAGATGTTACAGCCAACACTACCGTTACCGGTCAACCAGCGTCTGCAAAAAGCGATAATGACCTTAATATTATTCCTGAAGTCGCCATGTCCACTCGTATCAACGAAAGCCTAACGTTTGGTTTGGGCATGTTTGGTTCAGCAGGTATGGGGGTTGACTACCGTGGCAACCCAGGTTTGTTCGACGGTTACAGCAACTTACAACTAATGAAATTTGCTCCGACACTTGCTTATAACGAAGACAATTTTGGTTTCGGCTTTTCACCGGTTATTCAATATGGCGCGCTAGACATCAACTATGATACTGATGGCAATGCTGCAAATGGTTCTCAAGGCAATGGAATGTCAACCGACCTAGGCTTTGGTTTTAACATTGGTACCTATGTCGATGTCACACCAGAGTTTACAATCGCGTTAGCTTATCAATCACCGATTAGCATGGAATACGACGGACAAATTTCCGTAGCGGGTGCAGGTTTAGGTTTTGATGGAGCCAATCTTCCAATGCTTTCGGATAAATTAGAACAGCCTGCTGAAATCAAGATCGGTGCTGCTTACACAATGAATAACTGGATGTTCACAGCAGATGCCAAACAAATCAAATGGTCTGATGCGGACGGCTATAAAGACTTCCAATGGGAAGATCAAAACGTATACGGACTAGGCGCTAAATATTCTGGTAAAGATTACTGGTTAGGCGCTGGTTTTAACTACGCATCAGATCCAATCAATGTAGTTGGCATGAATGCGACAACTGGCTTACCAGGCTATGCCGCTCAAGCAACTGACTTATTCAACAATCATTTCTTTCCAGGGATTGTTGAAAAACACTTTACACTTGGCGGCGGCTATAACTTAAGCAAATCCATGGCTCTTGATTTTGCAGTTGTTTATGCTGGTGAAGTAACGAAAACCGTCAACACGGGTGTTGTTTCTGATTTCTTGCAAGCACAAGCAACCCAAACAAACCCAAGTGGATTTCCTGCTGACGCTACCACGCATACAACAATCCACTCTCAACTGGGTTACACCATCTCTCTACGCATGAACTTCTAA
- a CDS encoding efflux RND transporter permease subunit, producing MAENANQNAVDKTELNIAGKIAKAFIHSKITMMIVIAITLAGILAYTITPREYNPQIVVPAANIIVPKGGATPQEVENMVVKPLETIMSALPGVDHTFGYAANDFGVVTVQFEVGQNQVDSLVKVYNQIMQNMDKMPPDTQQPLIKPINVDDVPIMTLAVTSSELSGYDLRDISLKLVENIRNLPGVSFTEVVGGKERAINVWLDAQKIALTGLSLDTISEMLLGSNVSVPVGSLVNNNQDRLVRVNGYLGNAQDVGNIIIGADMGRPIYLRDIARIEDGPKESDAYSRIGFGPNSTYAADGAQAAVTITIAKKPGTNAVQVANGVLEQLAELKKAVIPHNVDIVVTRNDGEKANAAVNLLMEHLGIAVGSVIIILVLFLGWREAGIVTLTVPLILFVVLFIGMLADQTINRITLFALILSLGLLVDAAIVVIENIHRHIHNGFDPEKFDEVLIKATNEIGNPTNVATIAVILAFIPMLFVTGMMGPFMAPIPFNVPVAMIASLLIAYLLVPYAAYRFLGKKAIKEMQARESTEAHHPHQEDWMQKLYVKTIVPLIESRTKRNVFLFAVLLSLIAAMLQPALQFIREDGMNNPLHPAGVEVKMLPYDNTSTFLVQVDMPEGTAVEATDRVVRYVENMLSKTSYVTDYSVFLGKPAPIDFAALVRGDLIKEGSNFAQIRVNLVKKGMRSVSSHEIVQNFNLDLNSLRKVFPDANIKLYETPPGPPVTTQIMAELYGPDYDKLRAASKEVSAKFEQIYGLINIDDSVTGDSLTYEINIDREQANLLGVAPAQVSKMLRDYINGFELGYMHLDNVREPVDILVRLPRSERTVPEQLLSLRVQSRAGAAVPLSALADIVEVPRAKPILSRDQHSMVMIGGELLQSSPVYAILSLDKMLDKVALPESGVTFQTANLGFVAADPKDVMDYTLLWGGEMRLTLDVFRDMGSAFIVALIFIYLILVGYYKSFMMPVIVMGAIPLTMIGVFPGHWLTEQAFTATSMIGVIALAGIVVRNSLLLIDFILEYRAEGQPLKEAVIQAGKVRFRPILLTALAIIFGSMIMITDPVFGGLAVALIFGTISSTVLTLLVIPLMYYIWQWHGGVKQQEALQKAQANS from the coding sequence ATGGCTGAAAATGCAAACCAAAATGCAGTGGATAAAACCGAGCTGAACATCGCCGGTAAAATTGCCAAGGCGTTTATTCATTCCAAAATTACGATGATGATCGTTATTGCCATTACCTTGGCAGGTATTTTGGCTTACACGATTACTCCGCGTGAATATAACCCGCAAATCGTTGTTCCAGCAGCGAACATTATTGTTCCGAAAGGTGGGGCAACGCCGCAAGAAGTGGAAAACATGGTGGTCAAACCGTTAGAGACCATTATGAGTGCTTTGCCGGGGGTGGATCACACCTTTGGTTATGCTGCGAATGATTTTGGCGTAGTTACCGTGCAGTTTGAGGTTGGACAGAACCAAGTGGATAGTTTGGTTAAGGTGTACAACCAAATTATGCAGAACATGGATAAGATGCCGCCGGATACTCAGCAGCCGTTAATCAAGCCAATTAATGTCGATGATGTGCCGATTATGACTTTGGCCGTCACCTCTTCTGAGTTGTCCGGTTACGATCTTCGCGATATCTCGTTGAAGCTGGTTGAAAATATTCGTAACTTGCCAGGTGTTTCTTTTACTGAGGTTGTTGGCGGTAAAGAACGTGCCATTAATGTCTGGTTGGATGCGCAGAAAATCGCGTTAACGGGCTTGTCTTTGGACACGATCAGCGAGATGTTGTTGGGCTCTAACGTTTCGGTTCCGGTTGGCTCTTTGGTCAATAACAACCAAGACCGTTTGGTTCGAGTGAACGGTTATTTAGGTAACGCGCAAGATGTCGGCAATATCATTATTGGGGCCGACATGGGGCGCCCGATTTATTTACGTGATATTGCGCGTATTGAAGATGGTCCAAAAGAGTCGGATGCCTATTCGCGTATCGGTTTCGGTCCAAACTCAACCTATGCGGCTGATGGCGCGCAGGCTGCGGTAACCATTACCATTGCCAAGAAGCCGGGTACAAACGCGGTTCAAGTTGCCAATGGTGTACTGGAGCAGTTGGCTGAACTGAAAAAAGCGGTTATTCCACATAATGTTGATATTGTTGTGACCCGTAACGATGGTGAAAAAGCCAACGCTGCGGTGAATCTTCTGATGGAGCATTTAGGGATTGCCGTTGGTTCGGTCATCATTATTTTGGTGCTGTTCTTGGGTTGGCGTGAAGCGGGGATTGTGACTTTAACCGTGCCGTTAATTCTGTTTGTGGTGTTGTTTATCGGAATGCTTGCCGACCAGACGATTAACCGTATCACCCTGTTTGCTTTGATTCTTTCGTTGGGTCTGTTGGTGGATGCAGCCATTGTGGTTATCGAGAATATTCACCGGCATATTCACAATGGCTTTGACCCTGAAAAGTTCGATGAAGTGTTGATTAAAGCGACGAACGAAATCGGTAATCCGACCAATGTCGCCACCATTGCGGTTATTTTGGCATTTATACCGATGCTGTTTGTAACGGGGATGATGGGGCCGTTTATGGCGCCGATTCCGTTTAATGTTCCGGTCGCCATGATTGCGTCTTTATTGATTGCGTATTTGCTGGTGCCTTATGCGGCTTACCGTTTCTTGGGTAAAAAAGCCATTAAAGAGATGCAAGCGCGCGAAAGCACTGAAGCGCATCATCCGCACCAAGAAGATTGGATGCAAAAGCTGTACGTCAAGACGATTGTACCTTTGATTGAGAGCCGTACTAAGCGTAACGTGTTCCTGTTTGCGGTATTGCTTTCATTGATTGCGGCTATGTTGCAGCCTGCGCTGCAGTTTATTCGAGAGGATGGCATGAATAATCCGCTGCATCCGGCGGGTGTTGAGGTCAAAATGCTCCCGTACGATAACACCAGTACTTTCTTGGTTCAGGTGGATATGCCAGAAGGCACAGCGGTTGAGGCAACCGATCGCGTGGTGCGCTATGTGGAAAATATGCTGTCAAAAACCTCTTACGTCACTGACTATAGTGTGTTTCTCGGTAAGCCAGCTCCGATTGATTTCGCGGCACTGGTTCGCGGTGATTTGATTAAAGAGGGTTCTAATTTTGCGCAAATTCGAGTCAATTTGGTTAAAAAGGGAATGCGTTCAGTTTCGTCTCACGAGATTGTGCAGAACTTTAATCTGGATTTGAACTCACTGCGTAAAGTGTTTCCTGACGCAAATATCAAACTTTACGAAACTCCACCTGGGCCACCAGTGACGACACAAATCATGGCGGAACTGTATGGTCCTGACTACGATAAGTTGCGTGCGGCCTCGAAAGAAGTCAGCGCGAAATTTGAGCAAATTTACGGTCTTATTAATATTGACGATTCGGTGACTGGTGATTCGCTAACCTATGAAATCAATATCGATCGTGAACAAGCCAATTTGTTGGGCGTGGCGCCAGCGCAAGTCAGCAAAATGCTGCGTGACTACATCAACGGCTTTGAACTGGGGTATATGCACTTGGATAACGTGCGTGAGCCGGTAGATATATTAGTGCGTTTGCCGCGTTCTGAGCGTACCGTGCCTGAGCAGTTATTGTCATTGCGTGTGCAGTCGCGTGCTGGTGCAGCGGTGCCACTGTCTGCCTTGGCGGATATTGTTGAAGTGCCTCGTGCCAAACCAATATTGTCACGCGATCAACACAGTATGGTGATGATTGGCGGTGAGCTTCTGCAGTCTAGCCCAGTCTATGCAATTCTATCGCTGGATAAGATGTTGGATAAAGTGGCCTTGCCAGAATCTGGAGTAACTTTCCAAACCGCGAACCTAGGATTTGTTGCGGCGGATCCGAAAGATGTGATGGATTATACTTTGCTATGGGGCGGCGAAATGCGCCTAACATTGGATGTTTTCCGTGACATGGGCTCGGCGTTTATTGTGGCACTGATTTTTATCTATCTGATTCTGGTCGGTTATTACAAGTCGTTTATGATGCCGGTGATAGTCATGGGAGCGATTCCGTTGACCATGATTGGGGTTTTCCCTGGGCATTGGTTAACCGAGCAAGCCTTTACGGCAACCTCGATGATTGGGGTCATTGCGCTCGCGGGTATTGTGGTGCGTAATTCGTTGCTGCTGATTGATTTTATTCTTGAATATCGTGCCGAAGGGCAGCCTTTGAAAGAAGCGGTCATTCAAGCTGGTAAAGTGCGTTTCCGTCCGATCTTGTTGACCGCGTTGGCCATTATTTTCGGTTCGATGATTATGATTACCGATCCGGTGTTTGGTGGTTTGGCTGTTGCCCTGATTTTCGGTACCATTTCGTCGACCGTATTAACTCTGTTGGTCATTCCGTTGATGTATTACATCTGGCAGTGGCACGGTGGCGTTAAACAGCAAGAGGCTTTGCAGAAGGCACAAGCCAATAGTTAA